The following coding sequences are from one Halorubrum sp. BOL3-1 window:
- a CDS encoding Sjogren's syndrome/scleroderma autoantigen 1 family protein, with the protein MSDEFDKEAEREKLREKFADDEEKREHTQRMSELLLKGATMTNRHCDDCGDPVFRHDGREFCPTCGNEAGNAAGGGAVDTGAESPVDTDAKSPAGTDAEPPADTGAESPPGANPAAEGGADARDNGAVDAGAPADSESRSASPAAAPTRQSEPERSAPPQRSEPRRPESRRPDSQRSESHRPAPSRSADDAGGIDAARASLTRTLTRFARAAEETDDPRRARDHLEAAREAAEALAALD; encoded by the coding sequence ATGAGCGACGAGTTCGACAAGGAGGCGGAACGCGAGAAGCTCCGCGAGAAGTTCGCGGACGACGAGGAGAAGCGCGAGCACACCCAGCGGATGTCGGAACTCCTCCTGAAGGGAGCGACGATGACGAACCGCCACTGCGACGACTGCGGCGACCCGGTCTTCCGTCACGACGGCCGCGAGTTCTGCCCCACCTGCGGGAACGAGGCCGGAAACGCCGCCGGTGGGGGCGCGGTCGACACCGGTGCTGAGTCCCCGGTCGACACCGACGCGAAGTCCCCGGCTGGCACCGACGCGGAGCCCCCAGCCGACACCGGCGCCGAGTCCCCGCCCGGCGCGAACCCGGCCGCGGAAGGCGGAGCCGACGCCCGTGACAACGGTGCGGTCGACGCCGGCGCGCCCGCGGACAGCGAGTCGCGGTCGGCTTCCCCGGCCGCCGCGCCGACCCGGCAGTCCGAACCCGAGCGGTCGGCACCGCCGCAGCGGTCGGAGCCTCGGCGTCCCGAGTCTCGGCGTCCCGACTCACAGCGCTCCGAGTCCCACCGACCAGCGCCCTCGCGGTCGGCCGACGACGCCGGGGGTATCGACGCGGCCCGCGCGTCCCTGACGCGCACGCTGACCCGGTTTGCCCGCGCCGCCGAGGAGACGGACGACCCGCGACGCGCCCGCGACCACCTCGAAGCGGCCCGCGAGGCGGCCGAGGCGCTCGCGGCGCTAGACTGA
- the glmM gene encoding phosphoglucosamine mutase: MELFGSSGIRGVALRYLTPALVLDIAKAAGTVWDAETVAVARDTRTTGELFANAAASGLAAVGCDVDRLGVVPTPAVGNYCESTETPAVLVTASHNPPEFNGIKLVGDDGVELSVNVLERVERRVLDDEYDHADWRSAGATTRIEGAVDDYVDQLVAAVDAEAIAGADLTVAVDPGHGAASVASPRVYRELGCEVLTVNATPDGHFPGRDSEPVSENLGALSRLVATSDADVGIAHDGDADRAVFVDENGAFVDGDTSFTAMADACLEPGDAVVSAVNVSQRLVDVCADNDADLELTPIGATNIITRTRDLHEEGTNVPVAGEGNGGVFFPPYRLSRDGAYIGARFLELLAAAGGTPVSEIVAPYADYHFVRVNVEYEDDDERDEMLSAARAYIETADAKPNTTDGYRLDYGDAWVLVRPSGTEPKIRIYAESADADRAERLATDMRVAVESGR; this comes from the coding sequence ATGGAGCTGTTCGGATCGAGCGGCATCCGCGGGGTCGCGCTGCGGTACCTCACGCCCGCGCTCGTCCTCGACATCGCGAAGGCGGCCGGGACGGTGTGGGACGCCGAGACGGTCGCGGTCGCGCGCGACACGCGAACGACCGGCGAGCTGTTCGCGAACGCGGCCGCGAGCGGGCTCGCCGCCGTCGGCTGCGACGTCGACCGGCTCGGTGTCGTCCCCACGCCGGCGGTCGGCAACTACTGCGAGTCGACCGAGACCCCGGCGGTCCTCGTCACCGCCTCGCACAACCCGCCGGAGTTCAACGGGATCAAGCTCGTCGGCGACGACGGTGTGGAGCTGTCCGTCAACGTGCTCGAACGCGTCGAGCGGCGCGTCCTCGACGACGAGTACGACCACGCCGACTGGCGCTCGGCCGGCGCGACGACCCGGATCGAGGGTGCGGTCGACGACTACGTCGACCAGCTGGTCGCGGCTGTCGACGCCGAGGCGATCGCCGGCGCAGACCTCACGGTCGCGGTCGACCCGGGCCACGGCGCCGCCTCGGTCGCCTCGCCGCGGGTCTACCGCGAACTCGGTTGCGAGGTGCTGACCGTCAACGCCACCCCGGACGGCCACTTCCCCGGGCGCGACTCAGAGCCGGTGTCGGAGAACCTCGGGGCGCTCTCGCGGCTGGTCGCGACCTCGGACGCCGACGTGGGGATCGCCCACGACGGCGACGCGGACCGGGCCGTCTTCGTCGACGAGAACGGGGCGTTCGTCGACGGCGACACCTCCTTCACTGCGATGGCGGACGCCTGCCTCGAACCCGGCGACGCGGTCGTCAGCGCGGTCAACGTCTCCCAGCGGCTCGTCGACGTCTGCGCCGACAACGACGCCGACCTCGAACTGACCCCCATCGGCGCGACGAACATTATCACCCGGACGCGAGACCTTCACGAGGAGGGGACGAACGTCCCGGTCGCCGGGGAGGGGAACGGCGGCGTGTTCTTCCCGCCGTACCGGCTCTCGCGGGACGGCGCGTACATCGGCGCCCGGTTCCTCGAGCTGCTCGCGGCCGCGGGCGGCACACCGGTCAGCGAGATCGTCGCGCCGTACGCCGACTACCATTTCGTACGGGTGAACGTCGAGTACGAGGACGACGACGAGCGCGACGAGATGCTCTCGGCCGCGCGGGCGTACATCGAGACCGCCGACGCGAAGCCGAACACGACCGACGGCTACCGCCTCGACTACGGCGACGCGTGGGTCCTCGTCCGCCCCTCCGGCACCGAGCCGAAGATCCGGATCTACGCGGAGTCCGCCGACGCCGACCGCGCCGAGCGACTGGCGACGGACATGCGCGTCGCGGTGGAGAGCGGACGATAG
- a CDS encoding RAD55 family ATPase — MRVSSGVPGFDALVDGGFPEDRLYVVSGPPGSGKTTFCAQFAAQGARSGEDVLYISMHETKEGIRGDMSGYDFGFDRALDSDRVTFLDSFSSDGRRFFGLPGDRRDRSGVTNRLTGFINSRDIDRVVFDSTMLLRFLLDDDEDTMIQLLSSLKRTDATTLLISEMTDPSAYSEEHYLAHGAVFMHNYLEDEGMRRGVQVLKMRGTDIETDIQDVEFTDGGLRVGSAATVTH; from the coding sequence ATGCGCGTCTCAAGCGGCGTCCCGGGGTTCGACGCTCTCGTCGACGGCGGGTTCCCCGAAGACCGCCTGTACGTGGTCAGCGGTCCTCCTGGGAGCGGCAAAACGACCTTCTGTGCCCAGTTCGCGGCCCAGGGCGCCCGGAGCGGTGAGGACGTGCTGTACATCAGCATGCATGAGACCAAGGAGGGGATCCGCGGGGACATGAGCGGCTACGACTTCGGGTTCGACCGCGCGCTCGACTCGGACCGCGTCACCTTCCTCGACTCCTTCTCGTCGGACGGCCGGCGCTTCTTCGGGCTTCCCGGCGACCGCCGCGACCGGTCGGGCGTCACCAACCGCCTTACCGGTTTTATCAACTCCCGCGACATCGACCGGGTCGTCTTCGACTCGACGATGCTGCTGCGGTTCCTGCTCGACGACGACGAGGACACGATGATCCAGCTGCTCTCCTCACTGAAGCGGACGGACGCTACGACGCTGCTCATCTCCGAAATGACAGACCCGAGCGCCTACTCGGAGGAGCACTACCTCGCGCACGGCGCCGTCTTCATGCACAACTACCTCGAAGACGAGGGGATGCGCCGGGGGGTTCAGGTGCTGAAGATGCGGGGGACGGACATCGAAACCGACATTCAGGACGTGGAGTTCACGGACGGTGGGCTTCGGGTCGGCTCGGCGGCGACGGTGACTCACTGA
- a CDS encoding chemotaxis protein CheW: MAATEADTESTADTEPTKVLEFGLGDGTYCLDIGVIDEIVDAGELTRIPNSPDHVEGVMDLRGRTTTIVDPKTLFDIDEDGPRERIVVFDDAEIDEGGTVGWMVDEVFQVRDVSPEDVDQSTTVEDEGVRGIVKSDGRFVVWVSPDVDDELAADLDDVEGAEA, from the coding sequence ATGGCAGCCACAGAAGCGGACACGGAGTCGACGGCGGACACGGAGCCGACCAAGGTGTTGGAGTTCGGCCTGGGTGACGGGACGTACTGTCTCGACATCGGCGTCATCGACGAGATCGTCGACGCGGGCGAACTCACGCGGATCCCCAACTCGCCGGACCACGTCGAGGGCGTGATGGACCTCCGCGGCCGAACGACGACGATCGTCGACCCGAAGACGCTGTTCGACATCGACGAGGACGGCCCGAGAGAGCGGATCGTCGTGTTCGACGACGCGGAGATCGACGAGGGGGGCACGGTCGGCTGGATGGTCGACGAGGTGTTCCAAGTTCGGGACGTCTCGCCCGAGGACGTCGACCAGAGCACCACCGTCGAGGACGAGGGCGTCCGCGGCATCGTCAAGTCCGACGGCCGGTTCGTGGTGTGGGTCTCGCCGGACGTCGACGACGAGCTCGCCGCCGACCTCGACGACGTCGAGGGCGCGGAGGCGTAG
- the cheB gene encoding chemotaxis-specific protein-glutamate methyltransferase CheB has protein sequence MSRTTDRRGGRDGSPRVVVVDDSPFMRGLISDLLSDAGVAVVGEAGDGNEALSVVAETRPDVVTMDVEMPGMGGLEAVERLMEETPTPVLMLSAHTDEGAAVTFEALDRGAVDFFAKPGGEVSTGVSRESERLVEAVRSVADADLDAATRERDDPASSAADAGELSDVETTGVDGPLTAVIAASTGGPNAVERVLSALPMADCRVVIVQHMPEAFTSRFADRLDAASAYDVREASDGARIGAGEALVARGGSHTLVDGYRAGRLRVKLDADDDSHTVSPAADVTMRSAAETVDDPLVGVVLTGMGSDAAEGIRAMADAGARTLAQSEDTCVIYGMPKRAVDTGGVDEVYDLDDVAGAIVGGEA, from the coding sequence ATGAGCAGGACGACGGATCGGCGCGGCGGTCGGGACGGGTCGCCGCGGGTGGTAGTCGTCGACGACTCCCCGTTCATGCGGGGCCTGATAAGCGATCTCCTGAGCGATGCCGGGGTCGCGGTCGTCGGCGAGGCGGGGGACGGGAACGAGGCGCTCTCGGTGGTCGCTGAGACGCGCCCCGACGTCGTGACGATGGACGTCGAGATGCCCGGCATGGGCGGACTCGAAGCCGTCGAGCGGCTGATGGAGGAGACGCCGACGCCGGTGTTGATGCTGTCGGCGCACACCGACGAGGGCGCGGCGGTCACCTTCGAGGCGCTCGACCGGGGGGCGGTCGACTTCTTCGCGAAGCCCGGCGGCGAGGTGTCGACGGGCGTCTCGCGGGAGTCGGAACGGCTCGTCGAGGCGGTTCGCTCGGTCGCGGACGCCGACCTCGACGCCGCGACGCGCGAGCGCGACGATCCCGCCTCGTCCGCCGCCGATGCCGGGGAGCTGTCCGACGTCGAGACGACCGGGGTCGACGGTCCCCTGACGGCCGTCATCGCCGCGTCGACCGGCGGGCCGAACGCGGTCGAGCGCGTGCTGTCGGCGCTGCCGATGGCGGACTGTCGCGTGGTGATCGTCCAGCACATGCCGGAGGCGTTCACCTCGCGGTTCGCGGACCGGCTCGACGCCGCCTCCGCGTACGACGTGCGCGAGGCCAGCGACGGCGCCCGGATCGGCGCCGGCGAGGCGCTGGTCGCCCGCGGCGGCAGCCACACCCTCGTCGACGGCTACCGCGCGGGTCGGCTCCGCGTCAAACTCGACGCGGACGACGACTCCCACACCGTCAGCCCCGCGGCCGACGTGACGATGCGCTCCGCGGCCGAGACGGTCGACGACCCGCTCGTCGGCGTCGTGTTGACCGGGATGGGATCGGACGCAGCCGAGGGGATCCGCGCGATGGCCGACGCCGGGGCCCGGACGCTCGCGCAGAGCGAGGACACCTGCGTCATCTACGGGATGCCCAAGCGCGCGGTCGACACGGGCGGGGTCGACGAGGTCTACGACCTCGACGACGTCGCCGGCGCGATCGTTGGGGGTGAGGCCTGA
- a CDS encoding chemotaxis protein CheA: protein MDSHRAAFVAEAEDGITDLNNALLALEADPEDAGAMDDVFRVAHTLKGNAAAMGYEDVSDFGHALEDLLDAVRQGDREVTPELMDLLFEGVDTVEAMVSEIADTGDVSTDPSDLESRLREMEENGTVGGDESDDTGGDSDAAGDAESEASAEGDSDAEGDSGAEGDPDAADEDDSDAAGDAESDDTEDGAPDVSVPEPPAAAADLPDPVAYADVTIGEAQMAGVDAALVLQALDEQFDGHATDPSPEALEDGEYDERFDAFVGGAGPAVVGDGLRALTQVESVTAVAVDESAEGDVDAESNDVTTDDADAADDADAAGDAAADTDSDAAADEFEAADPEPSDSESADVETGDGESDEVESGSDDADATDSPDKADSPDDTDSGSDDAGSSSGGSDSKSDDEIKSIRVDVDQVDELYGLVEQLVTSRIKLRREIEGTDAESDALDELDKLASSLQDTAMDMRLIPFSQVSDSFPRLVRDISRDLDKRIDFGIEGDDVELDRTILTEMRDPLVHVLRNAVDHGIEPPAEREADGKDPTGTVELTAERERDHVIIEVSDDGGGLDPDQLREKAVDEGVKSREAVEAMEDDEVYDLVFHPGFSTAEEVTDVSGRGVGMDVVRTTARDLDGSVSIESEPGEGSTVRFRLPVTVAIVKVMFVDVGGTEYGIPIKSIAEVARADDVEEVHGDEVVRHEDDLYPVVRLNERLGEIDPAEAAPTDAPAADGGVAVDGDVSVDEGADPDAPGLDDAEDAGGVTDDGMLVRIREETRQVALHCDAVLDQEEVVVKPLDGPLSGTPGLSGTAVLGDGDVVAVLDVVSL, encoded by the coding sequence ATGGACTCCCACCGCGCCGCGTTCGTCGCCGAGGCCGAAGACGGGATCACCGACCTGAACAACGCGCTGCTCGCCCTGGAGGCCGACCCCGAGGACGCCGGGGCGATGGACGACGTGTTCCGGGTCGCCCACACCCTGAAGGGCAACGCCGCGGCGATGGGATACGAGGACGTCTCCGACTTCGGGCACGCCCTCGAAGACCTGCTCGACGCGGTCCGGCAGGGAGACCGCGAGGTGACCCCCGAGCTGATGGACCTCCTCTTCGAGGGGGTCGACACCGTCGAGGCGATGGTCTCGGAGATCGCCGACACGGGCGACGTGTCGACGGACCCGTCCGACCTCGAATCGCGCCTGCGCGAGATGGAGGAGAACGGTACCGTCGGCGGCGACGAGAGCGACGATACGGGGGGCGACTCCGACGCCGCGGGCGACGCCGAAAGCGAGGCGTCCGCCGAGGGTGACTCCGACGCCGAGGGTGACTCCGGCGCCGAGGGTGACCCCGACGCCGCTGACGAGGACGACTCCGACGCCGCGGGCGACGCCGAAAGCGACGACACCGAGGACGGCGCGCCCGACGTCTCGGTGCCGGAGCCGCCCGCGGCCGCGGCCGACCTCCCCGACCCGGTCGCGTACGCGGATGTGACGATCGGCGAGGCGCAGATGGCGGGGGTCGACGCGGCGCTCGTCCTCCAAGCCCTCGACGAGCAGTTCGACGGGCACGCGACGGACCCCTCCCCGGAGGCGCTGGAGGACGGCGAGTACGACGAGCGGTTCGACGCGTTCGTCGGCGGCGCCGGCCCAGCGGTCGTCGGCGACGGGCTTCGGGCGCTCACGCAGGTCGAGTCGGTGACGGCGGTCGCCGTCGACGAGTCGGCTGAGGGCGACGTGGACGCCGAATCGAACGATGTGACGACCGACGACGCGGATGCGGCCGACGACGCCGACGCGGCCGGAGACGCGGCCGCGGACACCGACAGTGATGCGGCCGCCGACGAGTTCGAGGCCGCCGACCCCGAGCCGTCCGACTCCGAGAGCGCCGACGTGGAGACCGGAGACGGCGAGAGCGACGAGGTAGAGTCCGGGAGCGACGACGCCGACGCGACGGACTCGCCCGACAAGGCGGACTCGCCCGATGATACGGACTCCGGGAGCGACGACGCCGGGTCGTCGTCCGGGGGATCCGACTCCAAGTCCGACGACGAGATCAAGTCGATCCGCGTCGACGTCGACCAGGTCGACGAGCTGTACGGGCTGGTCGAGCAGCTGGTGACGAGCCGGATCAAGCTCCGCCGAGAGATCGAGGGGACGGACGCCGAGTCCGACGCCTTAGACGAGCTGGACAAGCTCGCATCCAGCCTTCAAGACACCGCGATGGACATGCGGCTCATCCCGTTCTCGCAGGTGTCCGACTCGTTCCCGCGGCTCGTCCGCGACATCTCGCGGGACCTCGACAAGCGGATCGACTTCGGGATCGAGGGCGACGACGTCGAGCTGGACCGCACCATCCTCACCGAGATGCGCGATCCGCTCGTGCACGTCCTGCGGAACGCGGTCGACCACGGTATCGAGCCGCCGGCGGAGCGCGAGGCGGACGGGAAGGACCCGACCGGGACCGTCGAGCTCACGGCCGAGCGCGAGCGCGACCACGTGATCATCGAGGTGTCCGACGACGGCGGGGGACTCGACCCCGACCAGCTCCGCGAGAAGGCGGTCGACGAGGGCGTCAAGAGCCGCGAGGCGGTCGAGGCGATGGAAGACGACGAAGTGTACGACCTCGTCTTCCACCCCGGCTTCTCGACGGCGGAGGAGGTCACAGACGTCTCCGGCCGCGGCGTCGGGATGGACGTGGTCCGGACGACTGCGCGCGACCTCGACGGCTCGGTCTCGATCGAGAGCGAGCCGGGCGAGGGGAGTACGGTCCGGTTCCGGCTCCCGGTCACCGTCGCCATCGTGAAGGTGATGTTCGTCGACGTCGGCGGCACGGAGTACGGCATCCCGATCAAGTCGATCGCGGAGGTCGCCCGGGCCGACGACGTCGAGGAGGTCCACGGCGACGAGGTCGTCAGACACGAGGACGACCTGTACCCCGTCGTCAGGCTGAACGAGCGCCTCGGGGAGATCGACCCGGCCGAGGCCGCGCCGACCGACGCGCCCGCCGCCGACGGCGGTGTCGCGGTCGACGGCGACGTATCGGTCGACGAGGGCGCCGACCCCGACGCACCGGGACTCGACGACGCCGAGGACGCCGGGGGCGTGACCGACGACGGAATGCTCGTGCGGATCCGCGAGGAGACCCGGCAGGTCGCGCTCCACTGCGACGCGGTGTTAGACCAGGAGGAGGTGGTCGTCAAACCCCTTGACGGCCCGCTCTCGGGGACGCCCGGCCTCAGCGGCACGGCCGTCCTCGGCGACGGGGACGTCGTGGCCGTGCTCGACGTGGTGAGCCTATGA
- a CDS encoding protein-glutamate O-methyltransferase CheR: MSDATDGPAGETAFDGVLRQIDDTVPFEPGYYNESYLDRRITARMRRRDTESHAEYERILREDADEREALMDALTINVTEFFRNPEMWDVLREVLRERTANRRHVRVWSAPSADGREPYSVAMLACDDDEIDESRVEVLGSDISEEALDSAREGVYHTTRTTDIAEELEPLSDPDPYVERDEDTFRVRSAVQRLVEFETHDLIRDGARDPFDVVLCRNLLIYIDVDHKAALFDTLEASLADDGVLVLGMTESVPPDRSDRYEPVDKRRRVFGRR; this comes from the coding sequence ATGAGCGACGCGACGGACGGACCGGCGGGGGAGACCGCGTTCGACGGCGTCCTCCGGCAGATCGACGACACGGTCCCGTTCGAGCCGGGGTACTACAACGAGTCGTACCTCGACCGCCGGATCACCGCCCGGATGCGGCGGCGAGACACGGAGTCGCACGCCGAGTACGAGCGCATCCTCCGCGAGGACGCCGACGAGCGCGAGGCGCTCATGGACGCGCTCACGATCAACGTGACGGAGTTCTTCCGCAACCCGGAGATGTGGGACGTCCTCCGCGAGGTGTTGCGCGAGCGGACCGCGAACCGGCGGCACGTGAGGGTGTGGTCCGCGCCGTCGGCGGACGGCCGCGAGCCGTACTCCGTCGCGATGCTGGCCTGCGACGACGACGAGATAGACGAGTCGCGCGTGGAGGTGCTCGGCTCCGACATCAGCGAGGAGGCGCTCGACAGCGCCCGCGAGGGCGTCTACCACACGACCCGGACGACCGACATCGCCGAGGAGCTGGAGCCGCTCTCGGACCCGGACCCCTACGTCGAGCGCGACGAGGACACGTTCCGCGTGCGCTCGGCGGTCCAGCGCCTCGTCGAGTTCGAGACCCACGACCTGATCCGCGACGGCGCCCGCGACCCCTTCGACGTCGTGCTCTGCCGGAACCTGCTGATCTACATCGACGTCGACCACAAGGCCGCGCTGTTCGACACGCTGGAGGCGTCGCTCGCGGACGACGGCGTCCTCGTGTTGGGGATGACCGAGAGCGTTCCCCCGGACCGAAGCGACCGCTACGAACCGGTCGACAAGCGACGGCGGGTGTTCGGGAGGCGCTGA
- a CDS encoding HEAT repeat domain-containing protein produces MSLYQHARDENTERLRDALGSDSAAVRRRAAEFLGEIGAEGDQPTIDGLLRTATTDDDPEVRGAAVDALDAIGEAALEQLLEELTGGDSDSEAEWVTARKFARALDADRPELRMAAANALGRLDDASGVQPLVGALDDGDARVRLRAAQACGTFADPRAVPGLRDALDDEDPRVRRAAANALGTIGTDEALSPLLDLLDDGDESIRRIAAGALGKASNPEPVEPLAHALGDESAVVRNAAVYSVIELLSNVPTQQSHAVRDQVVSELKAADDATVVEPLVEILIDGQQSRQRRNAAWILGRVANPDVALAVEALADALADEDPQTAQFAATSLKSLGGPVVEDRLLDKLGPEHPEDARAKAVFVLGQIGGQETLNRLEEYADDDSQAVRKRVFSAVSKLKAGGQ; encoded by the coding sequence ATGTCGCTGTACCAGCACGCCAGAGATGAGAACACGGAGCGCCTCCGGGACGCGCTCGGCAGCGACAGCGCGGCCGTGCGGCGCCGCGCGGCGGAGTTCCTCGGTGAGATCGGTGCGGAGGGGGACCAGCCGACGATCGACGGACTGCTCCGCACCGCGACGACGGACGACGACCCCGAGGTCCGCGGCGCCGCCGTCGACGCGCTCGACGCGATCGGGGAGGCGGCGCTCGAACAGCTCCTCGAAGAGCTCACCGGCGGCGACAGCGACTCCGAGGCCGAGTGGGTCACCGCACGCAAGTTCGCCCGTGCGCTCGACGCCGACCGCCCGGAGCTGCGGATGGCCGCGGCGAATGCGCTCGGACGGCTCGACGACGCGAGCGGAGTTCAACCGCTGGTCGGCGCGCTCGACGACGGGGACGCCCGCGTCCGGCTCCGCGCGGCGCAGGCGTGCGGGACCTTCGCCGACCCGCGGGCGGTCCCCGGCCTGCGCGACGCGCTCGACGACGAGGACCCGCGCGTGCGCCGCGCCGCGGCGAACGCGCTGGGGACGATCGGGACGGACGAGGCGCTGTCGCCGCTCTTGGACCTGCTCGACGACGGCGACGAGTCGATCCGCCGGATCGCGGCCGGCGCGCTCGGGAAGGCGAGCAACCCGGAGCCGGTCGAGCCGCTCGCGCACGCGCTCGGTGACGAGAGCGCGGTCGTGCGCAACGCGGCGGTGTACTCCGTCATCGAACTGCTCTCGAACGTGCCGACCCAGCAGAGCCACGCGGTCCGCGACCAGGTCGTCTCGGAGCTGAAGGCGGCCGACGACGCGACGGTCGTCGAACCGCTCGTCGAGATCCTTATCGACGGCCAGCAGTCCCGCCAGCGCCGGAACGCGGCGTGGATCCTCGGGCGGGTGGCGAACCCGGACGTCGCGCTCGCGGTCGAGGCGCTCGCGGACGCGCTCGCGGACGAGGACCCGCAGACCGCGCAGTTCGCGGCCACGAGCCTGAAGAGCCTCGGCGGTCCGGTCGTCGAGGACCGCCTGCTCGACAAGCTCGGTCCCGAACACCCGGAGGACGCCCGGGCGAAGGCCGTCTTCGTCCTCGGGCAGATCGGCGGGCAGGAGACGCTGAACCGGCTCGAAGAGTACGCCGACGACGACAGCCAGGCCGTCAGAAAGCGCGTGTTCTCGGCCGTCTCGAAGCTCAAGGCGGGGGGTCAGTAA
- a CDS encoding CheF family chemotaxis protein, with product MSQEDGEYKITDTQAKFAVAVREGRKVSDVSWTPGRVLLSNRRLILAGNDGKRTVPLSKLERLGGRHDANQTVARVSNYVSFDLGDRVLLVAASEHEPFERNVYRALLDQKTVMAKHPAIEGGVVQDTEWEQARVKIDENGLNAALERGAFVKFDLDDISGLDAAKRTVNGEKKPVIEVSHTDDEGTSIETHVAGDPNRMRFVESWLRKGEERSSTNVDLSSRDREVLMALYSGVSPFEIPSFLGMDIDDVEETFERLVELEVVEEVRIRREVALNSRGRNIASEAMNEQ from the coding sequence ATGTCACAGGAAGACGGCGAGTACAAGATCACCGACACCCAAGCGAAGTTCGCGGTCGCGGTCCGCGAGGGGCGGAAGGTGAGCGATGTCTCTTGGACGCCCGGGCGCGTCCTCCTCTCGAACCGGCGGCTGATCCTCGCCGGCAACGACGGTAAACGGACCGTCCCTCTGTCGAAGCTGGAGCGCCTCGGCGGGCGCCACGACGCGAACCAGACGGTCGCGCGCGTCTCGAACTACGTGAGCTTCGACTTGGGCGACCGGGTGCTGCTCGTCGCCGCCTCCGAACACGAGCCGTTCGAGCGCAACGTCTACCGCGCGCTGCTCGACCAGAAGACGGTGATGGCGAAACACCCCGCGATCGAGGGCGGCGTCGTCCAGGACACCGAGTGGGAGCAGGCCCGCGTGAAGATCGACGAGAACGGACTCAACGCCGCCTTAGAGCGCGGCGCGTTCGTGAAGTTCGACCTCGACGACATCAGCGGACTCGACGCGGCGAAACGCACCGTCAACGGCGAAAAGAAGCCCGTTATCGAGGTGTCTCACACCGACGACGAGGGGACGAGCATCGAGACGCACGTCGCGGGCGACCCGAACCGGATGCGGTTCGTCGAGTCGTGGCTGCGCAAGGGCGAGGAGCGCTCGTCGACGAACGTCGACCTCTCCAGCCGCGATCGAGAGGTGTTGATGGCGCTGTACTCCGGCGTCTCGCCGTTCGAGATCCCTTCGTTTCTCGGGATGGACATCGACGACGTCGAGGAGACGTTCGAGCGACTGGTCGAGCTCGAAGTGGTCGAGGAGGTCCGGATCCGCCGGGAGGTCGCGCTCAACTCCCGCGGGCGTAACATCGCCAGCGAGGCGATGAACGAACAGTAG
- a CDS encoding HAD family hydrolase, with product MSYEAVLFDLDNTLYPYAPCNEAGKRAALAAFRERGYEMDRETFDELYATARREAKRETRTTAASHDRHIYFERALRLHAGEHDAADALAVGDAYWEGYASEMELCDGVERVFDALGESGLDIAVVTNLTTRVQLRKLSRLAVDDRVDRLVTSEEVGREKPSAIPFTTALAAFECRPTEALMVGDNPAADVGGANAVGMDTALFAADDNAPDAEALPEHRRPDYRLDAFADLTEVAA from the coding sequence ATGAGCTACGAGGCGGTACTTTTCGACCTCGACAACACGCTGTACCCGTACGCCCCGTGCAACGAGGCGGGCAAGCGGGCCGCCCTCGCGGCGTTCCGCGAGCGGGGGTACGAGATGGACCGCGAGACGTTCGACGAGCTGTACGCGACCGCGCGGCGCGAGGCGAAACGCGAGACGCGCACCACCGCCGCGTCCCACGACCGACACATCTACTTCGAGCGCGCGCTCCGGCTCCACGCCGGCGAGCACGACGCCGCCGACGCGCTCGCGGTCGGAGACGCCTACTGGGAGGGGTACGCGAGCGAGATGGAGCTCTGCGACGGCGTCGAGCGCGTCTTCGACGCCCTCGGGGAGTCGGGTCTGGACATCGCCGTCGTGACAAACCTCACGACGCGCGTCCAGCTGCGCAAGCTCTCGCGGCTCGCGGTCGACGACCGGGTCGACCGGCTCGTCACGTCCGAGGAGGTCGGCCGCGAGAAGCCGAGCGCGATCCCCTTCACGACCGCGCTCGCGGCGTTCGAGTGCCGACCGACCGAGGCCCTCATGGTCGGTGACAACCCCGCCGCCGACGTGGGCGGCGCGAACGCGGTCGGGATGGACACCGCGCTGTTCGCCGCCGACGACAACGCGCCCGACGCCGAGGCGCTCCCCGAGCACCGGCGACCGGACTACCGGCTCGACGCGTTCGCTGACCTGACGGAGGTGGCGGCGTGA